The following proteins are co-located in the Microcystis wesenbergii NRERC-220 genome:
- the speD gene encoding adenosylmethionine decarboxylase, producing MTKLGTHLIVDAWQVPADLLNDPERIRRAILDGITAGEATLIDLCVHQFSPHGVTATATLAESHIAIHTWPEHGYFAADLFFCGAGKPVVAMEILTKSLQAGEIKVRELTRGFPSTAGVYESKKEEPLKSSLVMA from the coding sequence ATGACCAAACTGGGAACCCATTTGATTGTCGATGCTTGGCAAGTACCTGCTGACCTCCTCAACGATCCCGAGCGCATTCGTCGCGCTATCCTCGATGGAATTACGGCAGGAGAAGCAACGCTGATCGATTTGTGTGTCCACCAGTTCAGTCCCCACGGAGTTACCGCGACGGCGACTTTAGCTGAATCTCATATCGCGATCCACACCTGGCCTGAACACGGCTATTTCGCCGCCGATTTATTCTTCTGTGGTGCGGGTAAACCCGTGGTTGCCATGGAAATTTTGACCAAATCCCTGCAAGCAGGTGAGATTAAAGTGCGGGAACTAACCAGAGGATTCCCCAGTACTGCGGGAGTTTATGAAAGCAAAAAGGAAGAACCCCTTAAGTCTTCCCTGGTTATGGCCTAA
- a CDS encoding DUF4335 domain-containing protein codes for MRRQYSLPNCTLILDGFGDDFAPANPGDSRPLLSILTNVECRLIGANKVLQGGRVFLENLVQAVSQYAQEFLSGVRHPQDPVHEPDHVYLEKIDHNLHRLVWYPSTDLNIPESPVNIEISTVQLFDLIEAIDQFFADTRTLPDLTLKLQPVSRRYHKVNESVAGRTVPFLAGLGSLVACALLFYLLPVPQVRKPENPPIPAASPSTTVPTNPVPPPR; via the coding sequence ATGAGAAGACAGTATAGCCTGCCCAATTGTACCCTGATTCTCGATGGTTTCGGCGATGATTTTGCCCCGGCTAACCCCGGGGATAGCCGACCTTTACTCTCAATTTTGACTAACGTAGAATGTCGGTTAATCGGGGCCAATAAAGTCCTGCAAGGTGGTCGGGTTTTCTTGGAAAATTTGGTACAAGCGGTCAGTCAGTATGCCCAAGAATTTTTGAGTGGTGTTCGTCATCCCCAAGACCCCGTCCATGAACCAGATCATGTGTACCTAGAAAAGATTGACCATAATCTCCATCGTCTGGTCTGGTATCCATCAACGGACTTGAATATCCCAGAAAGTCCGGTCAACATAGAAATCAGTACCGTGCAGTTATTCGATTTAATAGAAGCGATTGACCAATTTTTTGCCGATACTCGCACTTTACCTGACCTAACCCTGAAATTACAGCCAGTTTCCCGTCGCTACCATAAGGTCAATGAATCGGTGGCCGGTCGAACAGTACCTTTTTTGGCAGGATTAGGCAGTCTTGTCGCTTGCGCCCTACTTTTCTATCTGTTACCCGTCCCCCAAGTCCGTAAACCCGAAAATCCCCCCATTCCCGCCGCTTCTCCCAGTACTACCGTCCCCACTAATCCCGTCCCCCCTCCTAGATAA
- a CDS encoding DUF3038 domain-containing protein yields the protein MTSTSLTPESTTSAPEKPVILSVLPDFPIASQQCALHLQQHIDLMLLALESLEVGAGEALLALCKELGLDKIIKNRIIFWRLRCTNPWRISYTLDRLTLDQAKALVIIASYRAKPLAISIRQLLLARQQMESKGLPVDNNFLLSEYLERFRSNFRSRMNPRRAKVSVYLADENALNELALSLLDQLLFCTGTTGMQRFWISLFDGEIV from the coding sequence ATGACCTCTACTAGCCTAACGCCCGAATCTACAACATCAGCCCCAGAAAAACCGGTTATTTTAAGCGTTTTACCCGATTTTCCGATTGCAAGTCAGCAATGCGCCCTACATCTCCAACAGCATATCGATTTAATGCTGTTAGCGTTGGAATCCTTAGAAGTCGGTGCCGGGGAGGCCCTGTTAGCCCTCTGTAAAGAACTAGGACTCGATAAAATTATCAAAAACCGGATTATTTTCTGGCGCTTACGCTGTACTAATCCGTGGCGAATTTCCTACACCCTCGACCGTCTGACCCTTGACCAAGCAAAAGCTTTAGTTATCATTGCCAGTTACCGGGCCAAACCCCTAGCTATATCCATCCGACAATTACTGTTAGCGCGGCAACAGATGGAATCAAAGGGTTTACCCGTGGATAATAATTTTCTTTTATCAGAATACCTAGAAAGATTTCGCTCCAATTTTCGCAGTCGCATGAACCCCCGGCGGGCCAAAGTATCGGTTTATCTAGCCGATGAAAATGCTTTAAATGAACTGGCTTTATCCCTCCTCGATCAGTTATTATTTTGTACTGGTACGACGGGAATGCAGCGGTTTTGGATTAGTTTATTTGATGGGGAGATCGTGTAA
- a CDS encoding DUF6464 family protein, translated as MIRITFVFILALFPSLVSLWLINRSQQRLSNRLRGIRYRHEYSPVMASDFLSIPLETENKPALIGDLSCRFNAYSPHLRCAVNPTGPCEGCRQYEAKTGTAQTA; from the coding sequence GTGATCAGGATAACCTTTGTTTTTATCCTTGCCCTCTTTCCCTCTCTCGTTAGTCTCTGGTTGATTAACCGATCCCAACAGAGATTAAGTAACCGTTTGAGGGGGATTCGCTATCGTCACGAATACAGCCCGGTGATGGCCAGTGATTTTTTGTCAATTCCTCTAGAGACAGAAAATAAACCGGCCTTGATCGGTGATCTTAGTTGTCGTTTTAATGCCTATTCCCCCCATTTGCGTTGTGCGGTTAATCCCACAGGTCCCTGTGAAGGTTGTCGGCAGTACGAAGCTAAAACCGGCACAGCCCAGACGGCTTGA
- a CDS encoding TIGR04282 family arsenosugar biosynthesis glycosyltransferase, which yields MDWRQQLIIFTRYPELGKVKTRMIPALAAKGAEELHRKLAEYTLSKLAGLRSFLSLIIYYHGGSEEKMRTWLGEHYCYHSQRGKDLGEKMQNAFADGFAQGMTAIAMIGTDCPEIGEKEILAAFEALKTHDMVLGPALDGGYYLIALKQVFPELFDGIPWGTGEVLAKTQTIAAKLALKTAYLPKLADIDRPEDLPILKKYLPELRLNDDGGSHAD from the coding sequence GTGGACTGGAGACAACAACTAATTATTTTTACCCGTTATCCGGAATTGGGGAAAGTAAAAACCCGTATGATTCCAGCTTTGGCAGCCAAGGGAGCCGAAGAATTACACCGAAAACTGGCCGAATATACCCTCAGTAAATTAGCGGGTTTGAGGAGTTTTCTCTCCCTGATCATTTACTACCATGGCGGCAGCGAGGAAAAAATGCGTACTTGGTTAGGTGAGCATTATTGCTATCATTCTCAACGGGGAAAAGACTTAGGAGAAAAGATGCAAAATGCTTTTGCCGATGGTTTTGCTCAAGGGATGACAGCGATCGCTATGATTGGCACAGATTGTCCAGAAATCGGGGAAAAAGAGATTTTAGCAGCCTTTGAGGCCCTAAAAACCCACGATATGGTTTTAGGGCCGGCGTTAGATGGAGGATACTACCTAATTGCTTTAAAACAGGTCTTTCCAGAGCTTTTTGACGGTATTCCCTGGGGAACGGGGGAAGTCTTAGCAAAAACCCAGACAATCGCCGCTAAACTGGCTTTAAAAACCGCTTATCTGCCTAAATTAGCCGATATTGATCGCCCGGAAGACCTGCCCATCTTAAAAAAATACCTGCCAGAATTAAGGTTGAACGATGACGGGGGTTCCCATGCGGACTAA
- a CDS encoding caspase, EACC1-associated type — translation MAKFALLIGVSEYSEGLRPISSAILDVEAMRRVLEHPDMGAFDQVTVLSNPDKGSMERAVEDLFTNRQRDDLVLLYFSGHGLKDQTAEFCLSARDTERDQNGELRISTILAASKLNKYMNNSRSQRQMIILDCCFSGALVQGMPIKGELNIQEELGGKGRAILTSSSPIEYSFESEDKDLSIYTKYLVEGIETGAADKDGDQLISVNELHEYASERVKEAAPAMTPKFYLSLEGEDTIYLAKSPLAATNPIFIYREKVREILDEWSKENICKENFNRVERNCLNELRNELDLSLQEADIIEQENLAPFRKRLQNLTEYKATFRELLADSISITEGNRRRLKELQSRYGLRDEDIQVIEEEVQNEVYPITTTIPPITSPSAKIAQILHSIKTLKPQNFKLNLPVSIGIASIAVVSLFAIYRPDNCPKQTGDFISEGEEVLNYSQPFNKKEGTEYFAQCDYQKALLRFKDAWQEDRLDPETLIYLNNALLEANKMQYYTIAVAVSIPKNQNDFNDDDGDSRANEMLRGVAQLQTKINLGLLNDNDPFLKYFPDQDFINKKAINGKGLKVVITNDENKELLAKKTASSLSQRPEILGVVGHYPSEMTLATVDIYNQNNLVLISPGSTTSELTKDPRKNFLRTVFSVEQQSPAIAKFLQEKSIKKVVGFYSEGSPFSESFFNSFKTIFTRPPFSGTVVKLDEFDLGNNFKAEEAIQELRKRQGKITEEIGLVLFPKAIGDAQGDAIRLIKLNNSQNWVIGSWGLRSSRTLEQINNLQPFQKFVIAVPWDSLTSPNQDFLKDAKILWTTTSVNAITALSYDATLALTKALEKANTPTRINILEHLKSREFLVTKGATGTIQFDENGDRKKLNENDDPQNPSVEFVHIVECRTLSSDFAFVPIKYPTAKDAGLSCLNSPKKPSP, via the coding sequence ATGGCAAAATTTGCTTTGTTAATTGGTGTGAGCGAGTATTCCGAAGGATTGCGCCCAATTTCTAGTGCCATTCTAGACGTTGAAGCAATGCGCCGAGTATTAGAGCATCCGGACATGGGAGCCTTTGATCAGGTTACAGTGTTGTCTAACCCAGACAAAGGGAGCATGGAAAGAGCAGTCGAGGATTTATTTACTAATCGCCAGAGAGACGACTTAGTTCTTTTATATTTTTCTGGACATGGTCTTAAAGATCAAACGGCTGAATTTTGCCTAAGTGCAAGAGACACTGAGCGTGATCAGAATGGAGAGCTTCGTATCTCAACAATTTTAGCCGCAAGTAAACTTAATAAGTATATGAACAATAGTCGTTCCCAAAGGCAGATGATTATTCTCGACTGCTGTTTTAGCGGAGCATTGGTTCAGGGAATGCCAATCAAAGGGGAACTTAACATTCAAGAGGAATTAGGAGGTAAAGGAAGGGCGATTTTAACCTCTTCTAGTCCGATTGAATATTCTTTTGAGTCGGAAGATAAAGATTTGTCCATCTATACAAAATATCTAGTTGAAGGAATTGAAACTGGTGCAGCAGATAAGGATGGTGATCAATTAATTTCTGTTAATGAATTGCATGAGTATGCCAGCGAACGAGTAAAGGAAGCTGCCCCGGCAATGACTCCCAAATTTTATCTTTCTCTTGAAGGAGAGGATACTATTTATTTAGCCAAATCTCCTCTTGCTGCCACTAATCCTATATTTATTTATCGTGAGAAGGTTAGAGAAATTCTAGATGAATGGAGCAAGGAAAATATATGTAAAGAAAATTTTAATCGTGTAGAAAGAAACTGCCTAAATGAACTAAGAAACGAATTAGATTTATCATTACAGGAGGCAGATATTATTGAACAAGAGAATCTTGCGCCATTCAGAAAAAGATTACAAAATCTAACAGAGTACAAAGCAACTTTTAGAGAATTATTAGCTGATTCTATTTCAATAACAGAAGGAAACAGAAGGAGACTAAAAGAGTTACAAAGCCGTTACGGGCTGAGGGATGAGGATATTCAGGTGATTGAAGAAGAAGTGCAAAATGAGGTTTATCCCATTACTACGACGATTCCACCAATCACTTCGCCTTCTGCAAAAATCGCCCAAATTTTGCATTCTATAAAAACTTTAAAGCCCCAAAATTTCAAATTAAATCTGCCAGTTAGCATAGGAATAGCATCAATAGCAGTTGTAAGTTTATTTGCCATTTATCGCCCTGATAATTGTCCAAAACAAACGGGAGACTTTATTAGTGAAGGAGAAGAAGTTCTTAATTACTCTCAACCGTTTAACAAGAAGGAAGGTACAGAATATTTTGCACAGTGTGATTATCAAAAAGCCCTGTTAAGATTTAAGGACGCATGGCAAGAGGATAGGCTAGATCCAGAAACATTAATTTACTTAAATAATGCTTTACTAGAAGCCAATAAAATGCAATATTACACGATTGCTGTTGCTGTTAGTATTCCCAAAAATCAAAATGACTTTAATGATGATGATGGTGATAGTCGAGCAAATGAAATGTTACGAGGAGTAGCACAATTACAAACAAAAATTAATCTAGGACTTTTAAATGACAATGATCCATTCCTCAAGTATTTTCCAGATCAAGATTTTATCAACAAAAAAGCGATTAATGGTAAGGGATTAAAAGTTGTCATTACTAATGATGAAAATAAGGAATTATTAGCCAAAAAGACAGCATCATCTCTTTCCCAGCGTCCTGAAATTTTAGGGGTTGTTGGTCACTATCCCAGTGAAATGACTCTAGCAACGGTGGATATTTATAATCAAAATAATTTAGTTTTGATTTCTCCCGGATCAACGACTAGCGAGCTTACTAAAGACCCCAGAAAAAATTTTCTGCGAACTGTTTTTTCCGTCGAGCAACAATCTCCTGCCATTGCAAAATTTTTACAAGAAAAGTCTATTAAAAAAGTGGTGGGCTTTTATAGTGAAGGAAGTCCATTTAGTGAATCTTTTTTTAATAGTTTTAAAACTATTTTTACACGCCCTCCATTCTCTGGAACTGTAGTAAAATTAGATGAATTTGATCTCGGAAATAATTTTAAGGCAGAAGAAGCCATCCAAGAGTTACGAAAAAGACAAGGAAAAATAACAGAAGAAATAGGGCTTGTACTATTCCCAAAAGCAATTGGCGATGCTCAAGGCGATGCAATTAGACTTATAAAACTTAATAATAGTCAAAATTGGGTTATCGGATCATGGGGGCTTCGTAGTTCTCGTACCTTAGAACAAATTAACAACCTACAACCTTTTCAAAAGTTTGTTATTGCGGTTCCTTGGGATTCTTTAACCAGTCCTAACCAGGATTTTCTTAAGGATGCCAAAATTTTATGGACTACAACTTCTGTTAATGCAATAACGGCCCTATCCTATGATGCAACTCTTGCTCTAACAAAAGCTCTAGAAAAGGCAAATACTCCCACACGAATTAATATCCTTGAACACTTAAAGTCTCGTGAGTTTCTTGTCACTAAAGGTGCAACTGGGACAATTCAATTCGATGAAAATGGCGATCGCAAGAAACTTAATGAAAATGACGATCCCCAAAATCCCTCCGTAGAATTTGTTCACATTGTGGAGTGTCGGACACTAAGTTCAGATTTTGCTTTTGTCCCAATCAAGTATCCTACTGCTAAAGATGCTGGTTTATCCTGTTTAAACTCACCTAAAAAGCCTAGTCCCTAG
- a CDS encoding HigA family addiction module antitoxin: MNSNRLPNIHPGEILKLDFLEPLNITPYRLSKDLSVAQTRIGEILAGKRSITADTALRLSRYFGNSPQFWLNLQTDYDLRQAQTKNAEVYNQIPITPFTDLA, from the coding sequence ATGAACAGCAACCGTTTGCCAAATATCCATCCCGGTGAAATCCTCAAGTTAGATTTTCTGGAACCGCTCAATATTACCCCCTACAGACTGAGCAAAGATTTAAGCGTAGCTCAAACTCGTATCGGTGAGATTTTAGCTGGTAAGCGTAGTATCACTGCGGACACAGCTTTGCGTCTGTCACGATATTTTGGTAACAGTCCTCAGTTTTGGCTGAATCTTCAAACAGACTACGATCTCCGTCAAGCTCAGACAAAGAATGCCGAAGTTTATAACCAAATTCCTATTACTCCATTTACAGATTTAGCTTAG